The following is a genomic window from Trachemys scripta elegans isolate TJP31775 chromosome 16, CAS_Tse_1.0, whole genome shotgun sequence.
tcaggcttccctccaccccctgcccaaaATACGAAACCCTCAAATGGGAAATTCTCCCTGTTTCAAACAAAaatctgctccccccccccgcctcgtgtTCTGATTTTTTcggaaaagtgtgtgggggggaggcccCCAAAATGACTTTTGTTTTGCCAGTGGGGGAAATTGGCTGCCATGATAAACAAATCAAGGCTCGGCCCAACTAAAGCTACCGCGCCGCAACAGATCTGTCAGAATCCTCTGGTTCCGGGTCTGGCCCGGAGCTGAAGAAAACAATGACGTTTTGCAAGCTACCcgggggaacccccccccccaaaattgggCGATCACGCAACCGACTCAGAGCGACTGATCTCTTTTCTTGGGCCGACAGCTGGGGAAAGAGACATGTTTCCAAACTTGTGCAGAGCTCATGTTCTTCCCCTGGCAGTCGGGCTGGGAAAAGAGACGTGTCCTGTCCAGCCAACGCTGCCAACCCCCTCTTGTGTCCCCCCCCAAATGTCCTTTCCCGGAAGGAGAAACAAGAAAAAGACCATTTTGGAAAGCGGGATTTTTGCCTTCATGGGAGGATCTCAAAACTCAGCTTTCCCCCTTACTAACTCTCAGGACGTTTGCCAAACCGTCTCGTTTCCTTTTCAGGGCCTGGCGTTGCCTGGGGCTCGGGGACGCTGGTAGAAGGGGTCCGGGTTCAGATTCTGGGGTGGGTGGGTTCTAGGCCTGGTTAATTCAGGGCTGGCCTGGATGGAATAATCGCACCGGGGACAGCTCCCCGAACTGAAAACCCTCGTCCCGCCAGCCCCTAAAGTCCGCGTCTTGGTCCATTGATCCTGCCTGGATTCACGTGACTCCAGATGCACGAGGCTTTAccggggggggagtggggataaAAGGGCCCCTCAAAGCACTATTTTGGTCAGCACGTCGTCCCCAATGCTACGGACAAAGccaaaagaccccccccccatttcagcAGGGGTTCCCCCCCATGACTGGGGGGGGCAatgctgtggggaggggcagcgCAAGGTGAAAGCGATGCATGGAGCCGGTGGCTTTTGTACGGTCGCTCTGGGTTTCAATAAATAACAACCAGACTTTTTCTCCGTGCCTGAGTCGTCTGTGTGTGTGGGTCAGAGGGAAGGGGGGTctatgaggggagggggaggctgggggttatggggggagatggaggaggcaggggagggaagttAGGGGGTgagtgtggaggaggggaaggggaggggagggggggagatggaGGAGACAGCGGAGGGAAGTTGGGGGGTGAgtgtggaggagggggggttaAGGAGGAGGGtgttgcagggaggggaaggggggagggacggggcatggggttgggggcagggccctAGCGGTACATTACCCACCATAGAGAGGCAGCTTGAGCCAGTCCccgaaacagcccctcccccacagcacagCTAGGCTGCCCTCCTCTGACTTGGGGTGGGGGTCCCCACACCCCCGAAGGTGCGTCGGACTCAGAAAATGCCCCCACAACCCCCAAATGGCTGCATAGGAACCACAGACCAGGCGCCAGGCGGACGCAACGTTGCCTGAGTTTGCCGAGAGCCTGCGCCCATTGCTCGGCGAGGCAGGCCGGCCCCAACCATCGCCAGGTTTCCCCCCTGTCCCCCAGCTCtcccggtgcccctcactcccagccctggctggggccaTTCGCAGAGCCCAACTTCCCCAGGCCCCGGGCGCTCAGCGTTGGTCGGTGGTTTTTTCTGCGCTTCCTGTTGAAAAAAGTCCCCGCAACGCGGAAGTTCCCTGGGGCGAGCTCAGGGTGGGGAGAGACCCCGAGAACCcgctgggggctggagccaggagccagCATGAGCCGGGGGTCCAGGTCAGGGGCGCGAGGGCAGCAGGAGAAcgtcccctcccagctcctccgGGATCATGAAAACCAGCAGGTGTTTGAGCTCCTGGGCCGGAAATGCACGGTGAGGCGTGAGGCCCAGAGGGTGCTGACAccaggggctgggggttgggagtggggggcaccggcagagctgtgggggaacccagggctgcaggtcgggagttgGGGgaaccggcagagctgggggtaccCCAGGgatgggctggcagggggctgcaggtcaggagtgaggggcaccggcagagctggggagcagactaggactgggctagcagggggctgcaggtcgggagtgggGGGCACCAGCCGGGCTGGGCACAGGGGAgcactgggctagcagggggctgcagtggagcaggggcaccagcagagcttgggggagcccagggctgggatagcaagATGTGGATTGGAAGTAGGGGGcactggaagaggtgggggggagccctgggctgggtgaGTAAGGGGTGTGGGTCGGGAGtggggggcaccagcagagctggggggggggagcactggGCTAGCAGGGTCCTGCAGTGGAAGGAGGGGGGGCACAAGCagagctgggctagcagggggctgcgggttgggagtgaggggcaccttCATTGCTGTATCCCTCCCCCTCCGCTCAGGAGGAAGTGGGGTGAGCGGTGCTGACGGGGGCTGTGAGGGGCCCGGCGCGGTGATGCTGGGGAGCCCGGAGCCTCGGCCAACATCGGAAACCAAGACAGGAACTGGCAGCCCCGGGGGGGCCATGCTTAGGGCCAGACGAGCCCTTCCCCCACAGCGTTCTGTGCGGCTGTTCTCCAGccgccccagagctggctgcatctcaggCGCGATCTCTCTGTAACTCGATTGTCTCTGTGCCAGACCCTGGCCACGTCGGTGGCCCAGCTGTACCAGGCCATGCCCCCCAACAGCCAGGTGTGGGGTAAGCAGGGCTGCGGGGTCCTGTGCCTGGTCAAGGACAACCCCCGGCGCTCCTACTTCATCCGCCTCTTCGATCTCAAGGTGAGTCCCTGTCCTcccccggcagctccccatcccttcccagcaCTGgcgagagaacccaggagtcctggctcccagcccccctgctctaaccactagaccccagtccccttccagagctgagagagaacccaggagtcctggctcccagcccccctgctctaaccactagaccccagtccccttccagagctgagagagaacccagcagtcctggctctcagcccccctgctctaaccactagaccccactcccctcccagagtcgGGCaaagaacccaggcatcctggctcccagcatgccctgctggCGGGGTGCTAACCGGGGTTTCCCTTTCTCTTGCAGGACAGGAGGCTCACATGGGAGCTGGAGCTCTCCAGCCAGCTGGTCTATTCTGCCGTCACCCCCTATTTCCATACCTTCCCCGGGGACGTGAGTATCTGCcccagagggggctggggggccggggtggggggttgaTCAGTGGGGAGGGGCTTCCAGACATAGCCCTGCCCCCGGAGACAACAGTTCAGAGACAGGGGGGTGAAAAGAAGGAGAAAATTGAGGGCTACCAATGAGAAGTGAGGCTGGAAACCCGTATGCCTGGGTTCTCtcatggctctgggaggggagtggggtctagtagttagagcagggggggctaggagccaggactcctgggttctctccccagctctgggaggggagtgggggctagtggttagagcagggggctgggagccaggactcctgggttctctcccggccCTGGGCCCCCCCAGGACCAGCGAGGTGCCTTTTGCTTTCAGGAATGCCAGGCCGGGCTGAACTTTGCGGACGAGGCTGAGGCCCACGACTTCTATgcgctggtggaggagaagatcCAGAAGCGACAGCAGCGGATGGGTACGTGGAGGGGTTGGTAGCCGGCCagcaccccctagaggggacaggccccgtgcctcattccccgcccccctgagccagcccgtgCCAGGGTCACAGTGCTTGTTCTCCTCTTTCCTCAGAGAAACGGCAGCTCCCCCCGCCACCTCCCCCGGTCAATGAAGGTGAGTCCCCCTCTATCCCACAGTCCTttgcaatgggggggaggggcaggttagGGGTAGACCCCCCACCAAACTCtcccactgggggtgggggggctggtgaCATGGGTCTAACCCCGGCTCTTTTTGTCTCCTTTAGAGCGACGGGCGACGACGCTGCCCCGATCCCCAATGCACGGGGGAGACATGAAtggtaagtgctttggaggtggGGGGCTTGAAAAGGTTAattcagccccccacccctccgccccaCGATGCCCCCCCAGCGCCTGGCCCTGACTGCCAGGGCagagcaccccctgcccagccccccaacctgctccccacagccccaTTTCTCTCTCCCGCAGGTCCCAGCAAACAGCCGAattccccctccggctccttgAACCTGATGACAATGGACATCCAGAACCCAGACATCACCTCGTCTCGGTACCGGGGGCTGCCGGTGCCCACAGCCACCGAGAAGAAGAAGGGCAAgaaaaagatctccaaggccgaCATCGGCGCCCCAAGTGGATTCAAGTGAGAGCTGGCATCAGGGGGGCCGGGAATGGGGCGCGGGGCCTGGCCCCTCtagggggtgctggctcctgtctggccccagggcggggagctggctggctcaggggggccgGGAATGGGGCACGGGACCTGCCCCCCTCTAGAACTGGCTAATCTTTGTTCTCCTTCCAGGCATGTCACCCACGTCGGATGGGACCCCAACACCGGCTTTGACGTATGTAGCTTCAGAGATGGGGCATGGTGGGGGTCTGACCCTGGGGTCCCAGGGATcagaggggctgggaagggggccaAGGACGGGCCGTGGGGTAAAGCTTCGGCGTTAGCAATGTCTGTGTACATTGGGGAGGGCGGGTTTCACTCTGCTTGTGGCTACCAAGTGTGATGCGGGGTGTGACTGGGCTTCAGttgctgtgtgtggctgtttcccggctgccccgccccagaggtggctgcatcttagCATCCGGTGAGCCATCCCTATGCAGCATTATGTGCAGCGGTTCCCCAGCTGCCCCGCTCTAGAGGTAGCTGACTCTCAGTGCCAGGCGAGCTATCTCCATGGGGTGTCATGtgcagctgttccccagctgccccgcACCAGAAGTAGCTGCATCTCAGTGCCCCATGGAGCATTATGGGGGCAAATTTGGGGTTTGCTTGAGCCAGGACTGCCCAAGATACCGCCTCCCTGTGGCCCTCCGTCCCCCCAGCTTTTTCCAAACTCGTCTTGTTCTCCCAACGCACATTTGCCCTCAACTGGGGTCAGATCCTGGCTCCGAGCTCTCCCCGCCCTGCCCGCCCAAGCTGCTCGGGGAGTTGGCAGCGTGGCCGTTATTGGCGGTGAGGTTGGTGCGTGCCCACAGGAAAGGGGCAAGTCACAGCCAGCCAGAGGCGCTGCCGGAGCTAGCGGGCGTCTGGATGGCACAAGGGGCAGGGCGCGGTCCTAGCCCCAGGATGTTTTTCGGACTCCAGACAATGTGTTTTCTCCTTGGGGCTCAACTGGGAATTAACACCGGGCCTGTGGCATGCCGCAGTTGGCGGCTAGGTGATCTGGCCTGCAAAATCGATTGCCAGGTTCTCTCGGGACTGTCCCTTTTTTGCTGCAGCTTGTCGGGAAGTCTGGCCGAGGCAGCCAGTGTCACGGGCTCTGGACGGCATGGGGTTTTTCCCTGGCCCTCAAAGGCAGCGGCCCAATAATCTGGTCATGAGACCCTGCAAGAGGATGCGTCGTATGACACTGATCTCAGCCACTTctgaatgcagccacttctggggtggaacggCTGGGAACAGCCCCATATAACGCCACATGGGGAAGGCTCGCctggcgctgagatgcagccagctctggagcGGGGTGGCTGGGAACAGCCCCATATAACGCCACATGGGGAAGGCTtgcctggtgctgagatgcagccagctctggggtggggcagctgacATCACCTCCCAGTCGGATCCCTCCAGGAACATCTCCCAGCCGCTTGCTCTGCCCAGTGGGTTAGGCTTTGAGGGGGTCAGTATTAGGGGGTCCCCCGAGGCTGCTGGGGGGGGCTAGTTTAAGGCATGATCCATAAAACCCCCATCCCCGGATTTCAGGGGTTGAAGCTTTGTGCTCTGTCCATCTGGGtacctgcagctgggggtggggagtggggggtgtgAACTTGGGGGGTGTTCGCCCGGGGATTGAGCCGCCTTCCTCCATCCGTCTCTCTCCTAGGTGAATAACCTGGACCCCGACCTGAAGACGCTCTTCTCCCAAGCCGGGATCAGTGAGGCGCAGCTGACTGACGCCGAGACCTCCAAACTCATCTACGATTTCATCGAAGGCCAGGGCGGGCTGGAGGCTGTGAAGGAGGAGCTGAGACGCCAGGGTGAGCTCTCCCTGTGTGGCGTTATGTGCGGCTGTtccccagctccccatccccagaggtggctgcatctcagcactgggcGAGCCGTCCCTGGGCGGCGTTATGTGCGGCTGTTCCCCAGCCGCccatccccagaggtggctgcatctcagcgctggGCGAGCCATCCCTGTGCGGCGTTATGTGCGGCTGTTctccagctgccctgccccagaagcagctgcatctcAGTCCCGGGCAAGCCACCCCATGTGGCGCTTTGGGATCCGCAGGGaacggggtgggggaagagactcATTATAGGCTGGGCTTTAATTGCAGTTTGTTTCTCCCCACAGGTCCAGCACCTCCTCCGCCCCCCATGACCCGATctgggcccctccctcccccaccccctgcctcagcgAGGGGCAGGTCTGGCCCGTTGCCCCCCATCCCAGgcggccccccacccccctcatctATGCCAAATAGGGGGCCCGTTCCCTCCCAGCCTCCCAGGGGGCATCTGCCCCCCCCTCGtgggccccctcccccaacctcccgGTCTGGTCCGCCCCCCCCTCCGCCTGCTTCTggggcagcccccccaccccctcctcccccaccgccacctccacccccagtctCTTCAGGgccttgtccccctcccccacttccttcaGGGGGGGTCAGCTCCCCAGGGGGCCAGCCTGCTCCCCCCGCAAAAGGTCGTGGGGCCCTGCTGGACCAGATCCGCCAAGGCATACAGCTCAACAAGGTGAGCTgtggggcagatagggggcagggagggaggtgaggatgagggagatggggggaagggaggaagagagaggagggctgagtgggggggcagggatggaggaggtggggggaagggagggggacagggtggctggggtgggtggggaaaggggtgaTGGAGGGCTAGGGGATTTGTGGGCAGGTGTGGGATATGGAGGGGGtgagagaggggagcagggatggggagggggcggctggCTGGGTGGGGCTGCGAAAGGGGAGTTAGAGCTGGCTTTGGATGTGAGGGTGGGAGAAATGGGCTCTGGTGGTGCCAGGGGGATAGGTGAGTGGGTGCAGGGGGTCTGTGATGGGGGCCCTAGCGGTgccaggggggtgggtgggtgcaggGGGGTCTGTGATGGGGGCCCTGGCGGTGCCAGGGGGGTGGGTGGATgcaggggggtctgggctgggggccCTGGCAGTACCAGGGAGCTGGGTGGGTGCAGGGGGGTCTGTGATGGGGGCCTGGCAGTGCCAGGGGGGTGGCTGGGTGCAGGAGGTCTGTGATGGGGGCCCTGGTGGTGCCAGGGGGTAGGTGGGTGCAGGGGATGGGTGCTGCAGGCCCTGACCCCTCCCTGCATTGCAGACCCCCGAGATGCTGGACTCCCCGCCGCCTGCT
Proteins encoded in this region:
- the WAS gene encoding wiskott-Aldrich syndrome protein; translation: MSRGSRSGARGQQENVPSQLLRDHENQQVFELLGRKCTTLATSVAQLYQAMPPNSQVWGKQGCGVLCLVKDNPRRSYFIRLFDLKDRRLTWELELSSQLVYSAVTPYFHTFPGDECQAGLNFADEAEAHDFYALVEEKIQKRQQRMEKRQLPPPPPPVNEERRATTLPRSPMHGGDMNGPSKQPNSPSGSLNLMTMDIQNPDITSSRYRGLPVPTATEKKKGKKKISKADIGAPSGFKHVTHVGWDPNTGFDVNNLDPDLKTLFSQAGISEAQLTDAETSKLIYDFIEGQGGLEAVKEELRRQGPAPPPPPMTRSGPLPPPPPASARGRSGPLPPIPGGPPPPSSMPNRGPVPSQPPRGHLPPPRGPPPPTSRSGPPPPPPASGAAPPPPPPPPPPPPPVSSGPCPPPPLPSGGVSSPGGQPAPPAKGRGALLDQIRQGIQLNKTPEMLDSPPPAQSSEGLVGALMHVMQKRSKVIHSSDEGEDNGGDEEDDDEWDD